The region AAGCTTAATTCTCAGCCGAAGGTGATTGATCTGCCGGACAAGAATCCTGAGGATGGTACCAGGATAACTCGGTCCGTCTATCAGGGTGGGGGGGCGAGCGCCGAGGTGGTCCTCTATACGGTAAAGGGCGGAGGTCATACCTGGCCAGCCTTTGAGGATAAACGCGGACCGCTTATGAAGTTGATGGTGGATAAACTGGTTGGCAAGAAGAGTCGGAATTTGGACGCCTGCCAGACCATTTGGGAATTTTTCAAGAGTCATCCTAAAATACGGACACAATAGAACTCATGATTGCTGATGAAATAGTTGTAGTATCCGGTCTGCCACGATCGGGCACATCGATGATGATGTCCATGCTCTCTGCCGGAGGAATTGCGCCACTTAAGGATGAGCTTCGTCAGGCTGACGAGGACAACCCTCGGGGCTATTGGGAGGATGATCGGGTTAAACGGCTTAAGGATGACAGTTCCTGGATGGGTGAGGCCCGTGGCAAAGTGGTAAAGGTTGTTTCGGCGCTGCTTCCCTGTTTGCCGTCCCAGTTTCAATATCGGGTCATCTTCATGGAGAGGGCTCTACCTGAAATTCTTGCCTCCCAGAACAAGATGCTTGAGAGGAGCGGTCGGCAACCGGCAGCCACCGACGACAAGATGACAGTATTTTACTCCCAGCATCTCGATAAGATCCGGGGCTGGCTAGCGACACAAGCTAATGTTACAACGCAGTTTCTTTCCTTCAGCGAAGTCGTTCGCGATCCTCGGCAGGCAGCTGATGATGTTGCTACTTTTCTCACCCAGCCTTTGGATATTGCCCAGATGGTGTCGGTGGTGGATGCCGCTCTCTACCGCAAAAGAGCCTGATCTGCTAGAGGGCGGTAATAATTGATCTCCCCTCCTGGCTTCAACAGCGCAAACCTATTCTCCTGGGACCTTTTTTAGGCGTTTGAAGGAGGTCCAAGATAAGACAACTTAAAACTTGGAGGTCATGCCATGCGAAGTGGAGTTCAGGAGCAAAAGAGACAGGATCGAGCGGGAGTTCAGGGGATATCGGCGAGAGGGATTCTGGTGACAGCCCTGTCATTGTCAGTATGGTGCCTCATCCCTAGCATCGAGCCTCTGGCTGCCCTACACAGAGTGCAGTCGGATGAAAGCCGGGCTTTCTTGACTCTTTCAGCCACGGAATCGGCAAGCCAACGCACCGGAACCGGTCAATATATTCCCCGCTTACGACTGCAAACACCTGAAGACACATCTGCCGGGATAAACAGCTCTGGGCCGCGAACTGGCCTTATCGGCATTGGTGATAGCCTGACCCATGGCACTATGGATGCCACCAATAACCAGATTAACACCTCGAACGCCTATCTGCAGAAGGTCGCTGATTCTCTGGCGGCGGAGATCCCCTTGCTGTTTTCACAGCCCTATTTCAATGAGCAGGAGAAGCGGATTAACCCGTTCCTTATCCCTACTAATGTAGCGGTTGACGGTGACGATATCTTTTCACTGGAAGGGTTGGAGTACTATAAGCGGGTAGGTGCCATTGACAACCTTCTCAGCCGCGACCTTGTTGCCGACCGCCTGTTGCCTGTCTTTTTGAAAGATAACTATGACAAGGTAATCTATCCCATTAATCTCTTTACCCGGAAGCCGACGTCTCAACTCGATGCGGCTATATGGTTGATGAACAACGGCGCCAGACTAGCCCGGGCGGAACGGACGGTGACGGTGTTCTGGGAAGGGAACAATGACAGCAGTCTTGCGACCTTGGGCGGAGGCGGCAGCAATCCTCAGTTTCAGCCAATCCCTTTCGATGTGGTGAAAGATGAGCTTAAACCCGGCCTCCGACTCTTGCTTGCGATTGGCGAGCGCCAAGGCGCTATCTCCTTTGCCCCATACACTCAAGAAGCCATTGAACGCAACCTTACTGATGCTGACGATTTTTCCGCTCAATACGAAAAGGCGCTGAGCAGGTTTCTTGCCGAGACGGTTGGTGCGTCTGCGGAAAACACGGTGCTGGCAGTAACCCTACCGTATTACAGCGCCGTTGGCTATTTGATGGACTCGGAGGATCTTGAGTTCTATCTGAGCAAGATCGATCCTACATACTCCGTGCCGCCTACGTTTGTACGAGTGGCGCCGCCGGATAGTCCAATTATCAATCCCCTGCAGGGAGACAGGATCTCACTGCTTACCTTCGGCATGATGTGCGCCTATCTCAGCGCCGGTCACACGGTGGAGGAGGTTAACCGGGTTCTTGAGATAGATGGTCGGCAACGAGACGGTCTAGTGCTTTCCGAAGAGGAACAGCTGTTTATCATGACCCGCATTGACACCTTCAATGAGGCGATCCGTGCCGTGGCTGCGGCTCATGCGCCAACGGTGCAGCTTGCGGATGTGGGGGCTTTTCTTAATGAGACCTTTCTTGGCCAGCGGGTTATCACTGTGGGTGGGCGGACATTTTCCCGAAAATGGGTGCGGGGCAATGGTTTTTCCTTGGACGGGGTCCATCCCGGCTATACCAGCCAAGCGCTTATCGCCAATCTGATCATCGAACAACTTAACGAACTGTTGGGGATTGCTGCTCAGCCGGTGGATTTGGAAGAGGTTATCCTCCACGATCCCTATATAGACTGGGATGGTGACGGTTGGGCAGCCGGACCGGAGTATGCTTCATCTGGAATAACGCGCCTGCTCTTTATGTTTAAGGACCCTAATGACAGCGATCCTGAGGTGCAGGTGGAACTGCCGACCAATGTCTGGGACCTGATTTCAGATACCTTGCTGGCCGAGATCCTCAATATCCCCGCCATGAAGGATGAGGCAAAACGGCGAGGAATTACCGTGGCTCCTCACTGTTTGGAGTGGGTTAATTGATAAACAGTAGTAAGCTCAAATTCCGTAGGTAGGCAGAAAGTAAAGATGTCAGATAGCTATCTCTGATGCGCCTGAATCAGAGCTCAATAGTTATCTTGATCCCGTCATTCTTTCGACCTTTCAAGATGTCTACCGACTCATCATAAAAACAAGAAGGGGGTGCCAGAAAATTTTGTGAGCACCCCTTCAATTTTTCAAGCATCACAGTAGTTACCATAACTTGGTACCAATGCAGGAATATTTGAGATTGCTGATCAACACATCGCACTCTAAAAAAATTAACTCCTGATCAAGCGACCTACCCCTTAATTGACATCGAGTCCTGACAGTACAACAATCGAAATTTGTCACGGAAAGCAAAGCGCGTCTATTGAGAACCATGATATTTGACGCAATCCTGACCAAGAAGGCTTTGTGCTGAAGGCTTAATGCTTGACTCTCACAAGCTTTGCTTGATAACATGAAAGTTATTCAGGAGAAATTAGTACCGTAACCCATTGAGGCACAAAAACTTATTGCACGAATCATTTCGGCGCCACTACCACACCGAAGGAGACCGGCGTCACTTGAAATTTAATAGACAGGTCCTTTCGTAGTGAGAGAGTTTGCAAAGTTCACAAAAAGGTGAAGGGGTATTCGCATGGAAAATGGTATCCTGAAAGTTTTTGGAAAAAGCCCGATTGCCAGGAGGCTGACTCTCTCAATCATTCTGTTCAGCTCCCTTATCACCCTGCTCATAACTATCGCTCAACTCTATGTAGACTATCGGCACGATGTCGGCCAGATTCACATCGAGATAGGGTATATCAGTCAAAATCACCTTCCAGCCCTGAATCATTCCATTTGGGTCTATGACCCCAAAGCGACTCAACTCATCCTGGACAGCTTGGTCAAATTTCAAGACATCGAATTCCTCGGCGTCACCGTCAAGGGCAAGGAGGAATGGCACAGCGGCACCATTTCATCAAAGCGGCAAATTCGAGAGACAGTCCCGCTCGAATATCTCTCCGCCGGCAAGATGACCCCCATTGGCACCCTTGAGGTTGTTGCAAGTCTTGACACTGTATACGGGCGGCTAGTGCGCAAGGGGGTCATGATCCTCTTGGGCAATGGGCTAAAAACCTTCCTTGTCGCTTTTTTTGCACTTTTTGTGATTCAAAAATTGATAACCAAGCATCTTGTCAAATTGGCAGACAACGCCCAAGTCGTTACCGCTGGCCAAGAGATCATTTTCACCCTGGACAGAGCGGGGGAAAAGGGGACATCCCCAGACGAGCTTGACTATGTCGTCTCAGCCTTGAACTCCATGCAGGAGAGATTGTCTCAGGATTTCATCAACCTCAGCCGGGCCAAGGAACAGATACGGGAGAACAGCCTGCTGCTCCAATCGGTGATGGATGGCACCACGGATTGCATTTTTGCCAAGGACAAGCAGGGGCGCTACCTGCTTGCCAATCGGGCTACTTGCGAGACGATCGGCAAGCCGCACGAAGAGATCATCGGCAGAAACGATTCCGAATTGTTTCCATCAAGCTCGGCCCAGGAGATAGACGGCAACGATTCAACCGTGCTTCGCGAAGGGAAAACAGTGCTCGCCGAGGAAAGGCTTGAGACTGCCTACGGTCATACCGTGTGGCTGACAAACAAGAGCCCATGGATGGACGAACAAGGGCAGGTTGTCGGGCTCATTGGCATCTCGCGCAATATTACGGACATCAAGAACTACGAGGAGGAAAAGCGGCACCTGGAAGAGAGACTCAATCAAGCCCAGAAGATGGAGGCCATCGGCACCCTGGCCGGTGGTATCGCCCATGACTTCAACAATATCCTGGCCGCCATCATCGGCT is a window of Desulfobulbaceae bacterium DNA encoding:
- a CDS encoding response regulator — encoded protein: MENGILKVFGKSPIARRLTLSIILFSSLITLLITIAQLYVDYRHDVGQIHIEIGYISQNHLPALNHSIWVYDPKATQLILDSLVKFQDIEFLGVTVKGKEEWHSGTISSKRQIRETVPLEYLSAGKMTPIGTLEVVASLDTVYGRLVRKGVMILLGNGLKTFLVAFFALFVIQKLITKHLVKLADNAQVVTAGQEIIFTLDRAGEKGTSPDELDYVVSALNSMQERLSQDFINLSRAKEQIRENSLLLQSVMDGTTDCIFAKDKQGRYLLANRATCETIGKPHEEIIGRNDSELFPSSSAQEIDGNDSTVLREGKTVLAEERLETAYGHTVWLTNKSPWMDEQGQVVGLIGISRNITDIKNYEEEKRHLEERLNQAQKMEAIGTLAGGIAHDFNNILAAIIGYTELAQDSAPPNSRQAADLEKVLLSTLRAKDLVQQILAFSRQSKMEAILFQPANIAKEALKLLRATIPTTIDVQQDIDPNKCGLILADPTQFHQIMINLCTNAMHAMESTGGRLTVSLRNRQVGVDPLPADLPAGADAYVELSVQDTGHGISPEVQSRIFEPYFTTKGVGKGTGMGLAIVHGIVQSCGGLITVESAVGQGSTFKVYFPAARQGDIVEGKKTADLPVGSERILLVDDEEFLVSYGKEFLERLGYSVTGRTSSLEALQTFQNHPEQFDLVITDQTMPGLTGIDLSRRLLQVRPNIPIILCTGFSGLVDEHAAKAAGIKAFTMKPMLKKGIAPLIREVLATAQAKH
- a CDS encoding sulfotransferase family protein; amino-acid sequence: MIADEIVVVSGLPRSGTSMMMSMLSAGGIAPLKDELRQADEDNPRGYWEDDRVKRLKDDSSWMGEARGKVVKVVSALLPCLPSQFQYRVIFMERALPEILASQNKMLERSGRQPAATDDKMTVFYSQHLDKIRGWLATQANVTTQFLSFSEVVRDPRQAADDVATFLTQPLDIAQMVSVVDAALYRKRA